The following are encoded together in the Ovis aries strain OAR_USU_Benz2616 breed Rambouillet chromosome X, ARS-UI_Ramb_v3.0, whole genome shotgun sequence genome:
- the LOC114111613 gene encoding LOW QUALITY PROTEIN: uncharacterized protein CXorf49 homolog (The sequence of the model RefSeq protein was modified relative to this genomic sequence to represent the inferred CDS: inserted 1 base in 1 codon), with protein sequence MSSPDDEVFVWGGGSGSECGEQTSGLEAGSPAPRGPGPDPGPEPGAQRSGEGXGGDGFPDSEGFELERAVLEAGGPVLLGREGRPGSPADDTGYAVQLSDESVAAILQQLADLDLLGIRRHMSPERYAVGEVSALRDLEARPSTRGAAAQRCGEAAQAEAGPLCVGGPRAGRAWGNPKRGTKSRLNMAVDRQWPPSGSLAGLLSDSESSDECSEIQPMRVSIYPKDGGQAKLNSPKDPGDTPRHSNVQGRENLLDVPGTCLSSAPRGLISVVERQGRQGDADQEDISPPKKMQSVLRGKGGSLPSYPGVAAAAAAPAAATTARLPRPSPRRKRVQEKKSFGGVSKPALGRTFPSWGRGISATPLDPATFPPIFGIPLLGRSKKYALVPWGAKESKHTGAGKKPVARRARDSVAAVAVSGEDNDPNRDPVTKGQLTTDRPWLSCSRVHHGEPSSANLSIRGGQDSRNSEPVAVNKGEVMPRGPGPSGDQRPADRLPRPKRQQQPPGRQGCPRCVVLQREIDDLKEQLASMQYLAEKFQIL encoded by the exons ATGAGCTCCCCAGACGATGAGGTGTTTGTTTGGGGAGGGGGTTCTGGCTCAGAGTGTGGGGAGCAGACCAGCGGCCTTGAGGCTGGCTCCCCAGCCCCACGGGGTCCCGGCCCCGACCCCGGCCCCGAGCCAGGGGCACAGCGAAGCGGCGAGG GAGGCGGGGATGGCTTCCCAGACTCTGAGGGCTTCGAGTTGGAGCGGGCGGTGCTGGAAGCGGGAGGGCCGGTGCTGTTGGGCCGCGAAGGCCGGCCTGGTTCTCCGGCCGACGACACGGGGTACGCCGTGCAGCTGTCTGACGAGTCAGTGGCGGCCATCCTGCAGCAGCTGGCCGACCTGGACTTGCTGGGCATCCGCAGACACATGTCCCCGGAGAGATACGCGGTCGGCGAAGTGTCTGCCTTGCGGGACCTCGAGGCGCGTCCCAGCACTCGAGGCGCGGCCGCCCAGAGGTGTGGGGAAGCGGCACAGGCTGAGGCCGGCCCTCTGTGCGTCGGCGGGCCCAGGGCAGGCCGGGCCTGGGGGAACCCTAAGAGAGGCACTAAGAGTAGGTTGAACATGGCTGTGGATCGCCAGTGGCCCCCCTCAGGAAGCCTAGCCGGGCTGCTCTCCGACTCCGAGTCCTCTGATGAGTGCAGTGAGATACAGCCTATGAGAGTGAGCATTTATCCCAAAGACGGAGGCCAGGCCAAGCTGAACAGCCCCAAGGATCCCGGGGACACACCCAGACACTCGAATGTCCAAGGCAGGGAGAATCTCCTTGACGTGCCAGGCACTTGCCTGTCCTCAGCTCCGCGAGGATTGATTTCGGTTGTGGAAAGGCAGGGCAGGCAGGGCGATGCAGACCAGGAGGACATCTCCCCCCCTAAGAAAATGCAGAGTGTGCTCCGGGGGAAGGGGGGCAGCCTGCCCAGCTACCCgggagtagcagcagcagcagcagctcccgcAGCTGCCACTACAGCCAGGCTGCCGCGGCCCAGTCCTAGGAGGAAGAGGGTCCAGGAGAAGAAATCCTTTGGGGGCGTCTCCAAACCTGCCCTGGGGAGAACCTTCCCTTCCTGGGGGCGGGGAATCTCGGCCACTCCCCTGGATCCGGCCACCTTCCCCCCAATCTTCGGCATCCCGCTGCTTGGGAGGTCCAAGAAGTATGCCTTGGTCCCTTGGGGAGCCAAAGAGTCCAAGCACACCGGCGCTGGGAAGAAGCCCGTGGCTAGGCGGGCCCGGGACTCGGTGGCAGCAGTGGCGGTGTCGGGAGAAGACAACGACCCAAATAGAGACCCAGTCACAAAGGGCCAA CTAACCACTGACAGGCCGTGGCTATCTTGTTCACGGGTGCATCATGGAGAACCCAGCAGCGCCAACCTCAGCATCAGAGGTGGGCAGGATTCAAGAAACTCAGAGCCCGTGGCCGTGAACAAGGGAGAAGTCATGCCCAGAGGGCCTGGCCCCTCAG GTGACCAGAGACCAGCTGACCGTCTCCCAAGACCGAAaaggcagcagcagccacctggAAGGCAGGGCTGTCCTCGG TGTGTAGTGCTACAGAGAGAAATAGACGACCTTAAGGAGCAACTAG CCTCCATGCAGTACCTGGCTGAGAAGTTCCAGATCCTCTGA